GGGGCGAGGCGTACCGGGTGTTCGTGAAGGAGATCCAGGTGGATCCGATCACGGAGCGGTTCCTCCACCTCGACCTGTACGTGCCCGAGCCCGGCCGATCGCTGGTGATGCAGGTCCCGGTGAAGCTCACTGGTACCCCGCGGGGGTTGAAGGACGGCGGCATCCTCGAACACGTCCACGCCTACATCGCCGTCGAGGCCCCCCCGGAGAAGATCCCGCCTTCCGTGGCGATCGATGTGTCCGACCTCGGGGTGGGGGATTCGATCCTGGTCAAGGACCTGACGTGGGAGGAAGGCGTTCGTCCTCTGCTTCCCCCGGACAACGTGGTGGCCACGGTGCTGGTCCCGCGGGCGGCGGTGGCGGCTCCGGAGGCCGCCCCGACCCCGCCTGAGGGAGGCGAGCCCGCGGCTTGAGGGCGGTCGTCGGTCTCGGGAATCCGGGCCCGGAGTACATCGCCACCCGGCACAACCTCGGCTTTTGGGTCGCCGAGCGGCTCCTGCGCGCCGGCCGTTGGCGGCGTTGGGTGCAGCCGTGGGGCGAGGTGTACCAGCGGGGGGAAAGCCTCCTCCTGCGTCCCCTCACGTACATGAACCGGTCCGGCGAGGCCGTGCGGGAGCTCGCCGCGCGCTTTGCCCTCGCCCCACCGCATCTCCTCGTCGTCTACGACGACGTGGACCTGCCCGTGGGCGAGGTGCGGCTCCGGCCCGCCGGCGGGCCGGGCAGCCACCGCGGCATGCAGTCCGTGCTGGCGGCGCTGGGTACCGAGGAGGTCCCCCGCCTGCGGGTGGGGGTCGGCGCCCCCCCGCCCGGGGTAGACCTGGTGGACTACGTGTTGTCCCCTCCTCCCCCGGAGGAAGCGAACGTACTGGCCTGCGCCGCCGACCGGGCGGCCCGGCTCGCGCTGCGGTTCCTCGAGGGCGGGCTCGCCGCGGCCCTGGACAGTTTCTCCCGTGAGGGAAAGGGCGAACGGGTATAATTACGAGTGGAGGCCACCGGATGTACGAAAAGTTCTCTAAGGAAGCGATGAAGCTGCTCGCCGCGTCCCAGGAAGAGGCCGGGGAGTGGCGCCACCGGTACGTAGGGACGGAACACCTGCTCCTCGCCGCCCTGCGCCTGGAAGGATCGCGGGTGGCGCGGTTCCTGGAGGGGAAGGGGCTGACCTACGACCGGGTGACCCGCATCGTGGAGCGCCAGAAGGGACGGGGGAAGCTCTACGTGGCCCCCGATGACCTCGAGCCCACCCAACGGCTGCGGCGGGTGATGAAGCTCTCCTACGAGGAGGCCCGGCGGGAGGGCGCGGACACCATTGAACCGGAGCACCTGCTCCTCGCCATCCTCCGGGAGGGGGAGTGCACGGCGGCGGAGATCCTCCGCGCCCACGGCATCGACCTGCGCTCCGCCCGCGACCACTTCTCCCCCCGCCGGGGTGGGGTGCGGGTGCGCACCAGCCACGCCCGCCTCCCCGGGGAGCTCGGCGAGTTCGGGCGCAACCTGGTGGAGGAGGCGGCGGCGGGGGCGCTCGACCCGGTCATCGGCCGGGAGCGGGAGCTGGAGCGGCTCATCCAGATCCTGTGCCGTCGCAAGAAGAACAACCCGGCCCTGATCGGGGAGTCCGGGGTGGGGAAGACGGCGATCGTGGAGGGCCTCGCCCAGAAGATCGCGGCCGGGGACGTGCCCACCGCCCTCGCCGACAAGGAGATCGTGGAGCTGGACATGGCCGGGATCGTCGCCGGCACCAAGTACCGTGGCGAGTTCGAGCAACGCCTGAAGACGATCCTCAACCAGGTGATGGCCGCGGAGAACATCATCCTGTTCATCGACGAGCTCCAGACGGTGGTCGGCGCCGGCGGGGCCGAGGGGGCGATCGACGCCTCGGCGATCCTGAAACCCCCGCTCGCCTCCGGGGCCATCCAGTGCATCGGCACCGCCACCCCCGACGCCTACAGGAAATCCATCGAGAAGGACCCGGCTCTAAAGCGCCGGTTCAAGACGGTGTACGTGGACGAACCGTCGGTGGAGCAAACGGTGAAGATCCTGCACGGGCTCAGGCGCCGCTACGAGGAACATCACGGGGTGCGCATCAACGACGACGCCTTGTGGCAGGCGGCCCGGCTTGCCGATCGCTACATAACCGACCAGTTCCTCCCGGACAAGGCGATCGACCTCGTCGACGAGACGGCGGCCAAGGTGCGCCTCGCGGCCACCGAGCTCCCCCAGGAGGCGCGGGGGCTCCTCGCCGAGATCACCAGGCTCGAGGACGAGGAGGAGGCGGCGGTGGCTGAGCAGAACTACGAGCTCGCCGCCAAGCTCCGGGACCAGCGGTCGGCCCTGATCGAGGACCTCAAGCGGTTCGAGGAGGGGGGCCGTAGCGAGGCCGTTGTCCCCGTGGTCACCGGGGAGCACATCGCCGCCACCGTGTCCGCGTGGACAGGGATTCCCATCCACCACCTCCAGGAGGAGGACACGGCGCGCCTGGTGCACATGGAGGAGAAGATCCACGAGCGGCTGGTGGGCCAAGAGGAGGCGGTGAAGGCGGTATCCCGGGCCATCCGCCGGGCGTACGCGGGGATCAAGGACCCCCGCCGGCCCATCGGCTCGTTTCTGTTCCTTGGCCCGACCGGGGTCGGCAAGACCGAGCTCGCCCGGACCTTGGCTGAGTTCCTGTTTGGCGATGAGGACGCCCTGATCCGCATCGACATGTCCGAGTACATGGAGCGGTTCACCGTGTCCCGCCTCGTCGGCGCCCCGCCGGGGTACGTGGGGTACGAGGAGGCGGGGGAGCTCACCGAGGCCGTGCGCCGGAGGCCTTATTCGGTGGTCCTGTTCGACGAGATCGAGAAGGCCCACCGGGACGTGTTCAACATCCTCCTCCAGGTCATGGACGACGGCATCCTCACCGACTCCCAGGGGCGCAAGGTGGACTTCCGCAACACGGTGCTGATCATGACCTCCAACGTGGGGAGCAAGCTGATCACCGACCGGACGAGCCTCGGATTCAGCACCGTGGAGGTCGAGTCCGAGGAGGCCTATCAGGACATGAAGTCCCGGGTGATGGGTGAGGTGCGGAAGCTGTTCTCTCCGGAGTTCTTAAACCGGCTCGATGACATCATCGTGTTCCGCGCCCTGACCAAGGATGAGGTGGGGGCGATCGCCGAGCTCCTCATCGGGCGGTTGAGGAAGCGCCTCCAGGAGGAGCACGGGATCTCGCTTGTGCTCACCGAGTCCGCCCGTGACCTCGTCATCGAGCGCGGGTACGACGAG
This sequence is a window from Candidatus Acetothermia bacterium. Protein-coding genes within it:
- a CDS encoding ATP-dependent Clp protease ATP-binding subunit — encoded protein: MYEKFSKEAMKLLAASQEEAGEWRHRYVGTEHLLLAALRLEGSRVARFLEGKGLTYDRVTRIVERQKGRGKLYVAPDDLEPTQRLRRVMKLSYEEARREGADTIEPEHLLLAILREGECTAAEILRAHGIDLRSARDHFSPRRGGVRVRTSHARLPGELGEFGRNLVEEAAAGALDPVIGRERELERLIQILCRRKKNNPALIGESGVGKTAIVEGLAQKIAAGDVPTALADKEIVELDMAGIVAGTKYRGEFEQRLKTILNQVMAAENIILFIDELQTVVGAGGAEGAIDASAILKPPLASGAIQCIGTATPDAYRKSIEKDPALKRRFKTVYVDEPSVEQTVKILHGLRRRYEEHHGVRINDDALWQAARLADRYITDQFLPDKAIDLVDETAAKVRLAATELPQEARGLLAEITRLEDEEEAAVAEQNYELAAKLRDQRSALIEDLKRFEEGGRSEAVVPVVTGEHIAATVSAWTGIPIHHLQEEDTARLVHMEEKIHERLVGQEEAVKAVSRAIRRAYAGIKDPRRPIGSFLFLGPTGVGKTELARTLAEFLFGDEDALIRIDMSEYMERFTVSRLVGAPPGYVGYEEAGELTEAVRRRPYSVVLFDEIEKAHRDVFNILLQVMDDGILTDSQGRKVDFRNTVLIMTSNVGSKLITDRTSLGFSTVEVESEEAYQDMKSRVMGEVRKLFSPEFLNRLDDIIVFRALTKDEVGAIAELLIGRLRKRLQEEHGISLVLTESARDLVIERGYDEKYGARPMRRTIERLLEDSVAEKILTQEFPDGCTVVAEAQGGEITVRKE
- the pth gene encoding aminoacyl-tRNA hydrolase, with the translated sequence MRAVVGLGNPGPEYIATRHNLGFWVAERLLRAGRWRRWVQPWGEVYQRGESLLLRPLTYMNRSGEAVRELAARFALAPPHLLVVYDDVDLPVGEVRLRPAGGPGSHRGMQSVLAALGTEEVPRLRVGVGAPPPGVDLVDYVLSPPPPEEANVLACAADRAARLALRFLEGGLAAALDSFSREGKGERV
- a CDS encoding 50S ribosomal protein L25, giving the protein MLVKAMRRPLNVNPKALRRQGQVPAVLYGAHVEPVHITISEKDLVNLFDHVTRSTMVEVQVDRGEAYRVFVKEIQVDPITERFLHLDLYVPEPGRSLVMQVPVKLTGTPRGLKDGGILEHVHAYIAVEAPPEKIPPSVAIDVSDLGVGDSILVKDLTWEEGVRPLLPPDNVVATVLVPRAAVAAPEAAPTPPEGGEPAA